In Lycium ferocissimum isolate CSIRO_LF1 unplaced genomic scaffold, AGI_CSIRO_Lferr_CH_V1 ctg19878, whole genome shotgun sequence, a single window of DNA contains:
- the LOC132043010 gene encoding polyribonucleotide nucleotidyltransferase 1, chloroplastic-like codes for MSRFLQVLICRLIDRPLRPTMLKGFYHETQVLSWVLSYDGLHPPDALAVTAAGIAMALSEVPNSEVVAGVRVGLIGEKFMVNPTIQEMENSKLDLLLAGTRNAILMIEVDFPSSKGFMMKENINIEYSSIRGA; via the exons atgtCTCGCTTCTTGCAGGTTCTCATTTGTAGATTGATAGATAGGCCCTTACGTCCAACCATGCTCAAAGGGTTCTACCATGAAACTCAAGTACTTTCTTGG GTATTAAGTTATGATGGTTTGCATCCACCAGATGCCTTGGCAGTTACGGCTGCTGGAATTGCTAT GGCTTTGTCAGAAGTACCAAATTCAGAAGTTGTAGCAGGAGTTCGAGTTGGTCTTATTGGTGAGAAGTTTATGGTGAATCCAACTATACAGGAAATGGAGAACTCGAAATTGGATTTGTTACTAGCAGGCACCAGAAATgcaatattgatgattgaggtAGATTTTCCATCTAGTAAAGGTTTTATGATGAAAGAGAATATAAATATTGAATATTCTTCTATCCGAGGAGCATAG